Within the Hyalangium gracile genome, the region CACCTTCGCGAGCCTCGGCCAGGGGAGCTCGCGGGTGCACGATCCGGGCTGCATCACCTCCGACGCGCAGATCGGCCAGTTCGACAACGATCGGCCGAGCACCAATCCCAACGGCGCCTGCGGCACCTCGGCGGGCTACAGGATGACGTCGGTCAACCAGGCGGTGTGGTCGTGGCTCAACGGGCGCCTCTGCTCCACCCAGGCGCCCTACGGCTGCACGCCGTTCCGCAGGAACCCGGACGACTTCATGAGCGGGATGATCTACGCCATGGGCCAGTCGAACGCGCAGAGCTACCAGACGTTCTTCGAGAACATCGAGACGTATATCTGGGTCCAGCGCGGCAGCGCGGCGGCGAACGTGTTCCACTCCATCATGGCGTCCCACGGCATCGTCGATCCGTAAGGAGGGCGGCGTAACCCCCGAGGCGCCGCCCCGCCGAGCGCCGCTCAGTCCGCCCCGGTGAGCTGACCATCGGGGCGGACGAGCGGCGGCGGCGCGACCCACAGCGCCGTGGGGTTCTCGTAGCCGACCTCGAAGGACTGGAGGATGGGCGGCCAGCGGTCCGAGAACAGCGCCCAGTTGTACTCGGTGGCCTTGGAGGTGAGGAGCTTTCCGTCCCGGTCGCGCTGGTCGCACGCGTAGTCGGTGAACTTCCACGCCACGGGGCCCATCTCCAGGCAGATGAGCGGAGTCAAGGCGCGCATCAGCTCGGAGCGAGGCACCTCGTCCGGGCGGGGCGTGGTCGGCGTGAAGGCGGGCTGCACCGCGGTGAACTGCTCCTGGTAGGCCAGGAAGTTGTTGGCGATGCCGATGAGCGCGTCTCGCACCCCGGCGCTGGGAGTCTGCCGGGCCTGCTCGAAGAGCGCGAAGGCCACGACGACCAGGCTCTCGGTGGACACGCTGGGCAGCAGGCGCGAGAACTCCGACGGGCGCGGCACGTCGTGGGCGTGCTGCAGCGCGAAGGCATAGGCGAGCTGGGCCTGATCGGGGCGGGAGCCGGGGCGGGAGAACTCCGCCAGCACGCGCGCGGCGGGGGCGGGGCCGACGGACTGCCTCCAGGAGAGGTACAGCTCTCCCGAGCCGCCGATGTCCGTGAAGATGGCGACGTTGCCGTGGTTGAGGCAGCGCTCCAGGGTGACGATGACGGCCTCGGCCTTGGCGAGCGGATCCCTGCCTGGCGCCTCGATGTAGAGCTTGGCGAAGCGCTGCGCGGTGGTCCAGAGGGTGCGCGGATCGCTCAGGGCCTCGAGGTTGAGCGCGCCCTGCATGGAGGCGAACGCGGCGGCCACGTCACGAGGCAGGCCGTACCAGGTCATCGCCTGCGAGAGGGCCTCGAGGGCGAGCCGCCGCGGCCCCCGGAGCCCGACGCGGTCCAGCGCCTGGGGGATGGAGGAGGAGGGCTCGCCCTGAGCGGCGTCGATGATGCGGTGGGCGACGGCCGCGCCGAGGATGCCCTTGCCGGCCTCCTGCGAGGCATGAGGGGCGAAGCCGAACCAGTTGGGCATGATGCGGCTGACGCCCCCCGGGCGGAAGGCCGGGTCGATGATCGCCTGCATGGCGTGGGCGAGGCGCAGGTAGCCCTGGGTGATGAGCCGGTTCTGCTCCAGGGGCGAGGCGTTGGGAGGCAGCGACGAGAAGAGCCCGGGCACCGCCGCGCGCAGCGTGTTGGACTCGGAGCTGGCGGCCTGCATCGCGCTGCCGGAGGTGGACTGCGGGGATGGGCTGGACAGTCGGCGGGGATCCACGCGGGCGCGCTCCTGAAGGGATCGGCGGGATGCCGTGCGCCCATTCTACAACGGGGCTCCGCGGGCTCCCTCCGGGTGGGGGAGCGAGAAGACCGATGGTGAACGGGCGGGATGCCAGATGTCGGCTCGCCGTCTCTCGGCTTGGGTGCACGGGGCTCCTGAGCGAGCCCGTCATGGGCTGTGTTGGGCTTCCCGTGTATGGGGCGGAGAGGACCTGCTCCCTCCTCGACCCATGCCGACCGGCTGGGGCAGCATGTCCGCATGCGGATTGTCCCCCTCCTGCTCGGACTGCTCCTGTCCGGGAGCGCCCTCGCCGAGCCGGACACCTTCTGGCTTGGCTCCGGGCGCAGCGGCTCCTTGCTCGTCAACACGCCCAACACGCTCGTCAACCACTACGCGCGGCTCACCGCCAGCGCGGCGGCCGGGACGCGGGAGCTGACGGTCTCCCCCTCCACCGACTTCGTCGCCGGAGAGCTGGTGCTGCTGCATCAGTCCACCGGCCTCACCCCCGCGCCTCCCTCGGGAGCCCAGGGACGGCTCAACCTCGAGACCTCCACCGTGGGCCAGTTCGAGTACGCACGCGTGGAGGCCGTCTCTCCCGGAGCGCTGCGACTGACCGCTCCGCTCATCAACAGCTACCCGCCAGGTGTGACGCAGGTGGTGAGCGTGCCCGAGTACACCGATGTCCAGGTACTCACCGGCGCCTCGCTGCAAGCACTCCCCTGGAATGGCAGCACGGGTGGCATCCTCGCCATGCTGGTCTCCGGCACCCTGAGCAATGACGGCCTCATCTCCGCGGACAGCGTGGGCTTTCGCGGCGGCCCCTACATCAACCAGGCCAACCTCAACGACTGCCCTCCTGACCCGGACCTCTCCCTGCCCCAGGGTGGCAGCATCAAGGGAGAAGGGCTGGTGCCCGAGCGCTTCGGCACGGCCTCCGGGCGGGGCAACCTGACCCTCGGTGGCGGCGGTGGCAGCTGTCACAATTCCGGAGGCGGGGGCGGAGGCCATGCAGGCCTCGGAGGCAGGGGTGCTTTCTCGGTCGACCCTGCTCAGAACGTGGGAGGCCTGGGCGGAGCGGCGGTGGACTACCTCCCCCACGAGCGTCTCCTGTTCGGAGGAGGGGGCGGCGCGGGCCACGGCAACAACGACCGCGGGACCAGCGGCGGTACGGGTGGAGGGCTGATCCTCATCCGGGCCGGCGCGGTGACGGGGACCGGACGCTTCAGCGCCAGGGGCATGGCCGTACCTCCGACGACTGGAACCGGAGATGACGGGGCAGGCGGGGGCGGCGCGGGCGGGGCCATCTCCCTGCGTGCCTTGGGAGAAGTGACGTGCGGCGGCGCGGAAGCCTCCGGCGGCTCGGGCGGAAACACCATCCATCCCACCATCGCCGTCGGTCCCGGCGGAGGGGGTAGCGGGGGCGTCATCTTCCTGCAGGGCGCATCCCTCGCCTGCCCCACGGTGGTGCTCGCCGGCGCACCCGGGCGCTCGCTGGCCACGGGCACCAGCCGCGGAGCAGGCCCGATCAGCCTCGATGGCGGCACCTCCTATGGCTCCGCGCAGCCCCTCTCCGCGCCCTTGCGGATGCCAGCCACGCCCACGCTGACGCAGCCGGCGGATGGGGCCCCCCTGGTGGAACAGCGCACCCGGCTCGAGGGCGTGGCCGAGCCCGATGTCCGAGTCCATCTCTACCTGGATGGCCAGCCCTACGCGGAGTTGGTGCCCGATGGCTCCAGCGGAACGTTCGCCTACACGCCCCCCTCCGACCTCCCGCTGGGCGCTCGCGAGCTGAGCGTCTCCGCCGAGTTCCTGGGCCTCCGCAGCCCGCTCTCCCCACCGAGCCGCTTCGAGGTCGTGATGCGGCCCGTCCTCGTGCTGCCCGCGGAGGATGCGCGGGTGGACCCCACGCCGCTGCTCGCGGGCACGAGCCTGAGCGGCGCCACCGTCAGCCTCGAGATAGACGATGTCGAGGTGGCCCGTCTGCCCTTGGATGCCGAGAGGCGCTTCCTCTACACGCTCCCGGCCACGCAGGCGCTCGCCCCCGGCAGACACAGCGCCACCGTCCGCTTCTGGGATGCCGCGGGCAACCCGGGCCTCGCCTCTCCTCCCACGAGCTTCGAGGTGCTATCGCCCTCGGAGCTCGATGTCGGCTGCGGGTGCGGAGCCTCTCCCGGCACGGGGCTGGGAGCCATGGCGGTACTGCTCGGCCTGTGGGTCCTGCGTCGGCGCCACGGCCCGCCCTTCCCTCGTCGGCGCCAGTAGGCCCGAGTCGGCGAACCGGTACCGAACTGGTATGACAAGCAGACCAGTTCGGACAGAGTGCGCCCGACAGGGCCGCCCGGACGCGGGGGGCCTGGGCGCTCACCTCAGTGGATGCGCAGCATCGACGGGCGCTGGAAGACCCACGTCCTGCGCTTGCGCCCGTCCGTCGGTGTCCACTCCTTCTCGGAGACCTGGACGCTCGCCATCACCTCGTGGACCGTCACGCCCCACGCCCGGGCGATGTACACCCCCAGCAGCGCGGGCAGGTGCACCAGCAGCCGGCCCGCCGCCGTGTGCCCCGCCTCGTGGCAGGGGATGACGAGCAGGTCCGGGAACTTGCGCACCGGGCGCTCCGAGCCGTCCACCAGCGTCACCTCGTCCCGCTCGCCGACGAACTCCTGGAGCATGGCCAGCGTGAGCGGCGTGCCGGCGCGGTACCCGATGGGCAGCCCTCCCGGCTCGCCTCCGCACGAGAGCACCGCCAGGCCGATGTCCAGCCGCTTGTGCAGCTCGTAGCCCTCGAAGTTGAGCTGGTAGCGCTCCCACAGCCGGGCCTGCTCCGTGGCCCACCGGGCGATGTCCTCGCGCACCGCCAGCGGCTCCGCGTCATCGCGCGTGGCCACGTCCGTGGAGCCCAGCAGCGCCCCGGTGAACTCGCGCGAGTAGCGCGCTCGCAGCCCGCCCGCGGTGATGACCGACAGGCCCGCCCACCGCTGCATCGCGCCCGAGGCGATGCAGATGCGCCCGATGCACTGCCCGCTCGCATCCAGCACCGGCCGCACCATGGGCGCCAGGAACTCCATCAGCGCCGTGTTCACCCCGCGCGCCGTGTTGCCGATGCGCCGCAGCAGCTTCGTCGCGTCCAGCGTCTTCCAGTCGTTGGCCTCGATGACCGTCACCGGCTGCCCGGGGCGCTCCTCCAGCTTCAGCGTCACGTCCAGCGTGGGGGCGATGCGCCCCAGCAGCTCGGAGAACGAGATGCGCTCCTCCGACTCGGACCAGTGGTCCCACTGATCGCTGCGGTCCAGGAGCATCTGCTCCCAGTCGCGCTCGCGCGACAGCCACACGCGCACCCGGGTGCCGCCCTCGGGGAGCAGCTCCTCTGGATCCGCCGGCCGCAGGATGGGGTGCGCGCCCAGCCCGTTGTCGAACTCCAGGACGTGCGTCTCCTCCTGCTGGAAGGGCCGCGACACCACCCGCAGCCGCTCGCCCCACATGAAGACGGAGAAGAAGCCGATGCCGAACCGCCCCGCCGGCGCGAACCCGCTGGAGGCCAGCCCCGGGTAGTCCCGCCGCATGTCCTCCGTCGTCCAGTAGCTCGTCCCGAAGTCCAGCAGGTGCCGCGTCATCACCCGGTCCGTCATCCCCAGGCCCGTGTCCGCCACCTCCAGCCAGCGGCCGTTGGTGTCCCGGCCCATCCTCACCGTGATGGAGCCCCAGTCGTCCTTCAGCCCCGCCAGCGCCCGCCGCGCCCGCACCGCATCCGCCGCGTTCTGGATGAGCTCGCGCAGCGGAACCGAAGGGTCCTTGCGGTAGAGCTGCGCCCCGCCGATCTGCGCGATGAGGCTGGGCACCTCGGAGACGTGCACGCGCGCGTCCACCGGCGTCCACCCCTGCGTCCTCACGTGGTTGGCCAGCCGCCCCGCATCCTCCGCGTCCACCACGCCGCGAGCCAGGAAGCGCGGCCGGCCGCTCGCCGACAGCAGCACGTCCACGTCGTGCAGATCCCGGTCGATCTTCCGCAGCGCCTCGAAGCACGCCCAGAACATCTCCGCCTCGCCCCGCGCGAAGGGCTCTCCGGCGGTATAGAGGAGGCGGTCATGCACCAGCGTGGGCCGGCTGAGCTTGCGGCGGCGCTCCTCGACGAGCACCGTGTCCGCGGCCCGCAGCGCGGCGGCCACCTTCAGCGCATCCACCGTCCAGTCCGGAGGCAGGGGCTGGGGCGCCTCGAGCCTGCGCGCCGCGAACGCCCGGCTCACCTCCGCCACATCCCAGCCGTGGCTGTATGCCAGCTCCCCGAGGATCTCCCCGAACTGCCCCTGGAGCGCCGCATCGTCGACGAGCCGCAGCTCCTCTCCGCCCGGGCCCTTGTAGGGCGCCAGCGCCAGCTTGCGCGCGTGCTTCACGGCGAGCACCTGGAGCGCCTCCTCCGTGGCCATCCGCACGTACTCCGGCGTGGGGCGCGCCATCTCCACCGGCGTGGGCGAGCGCTCCGTCTCCCGGCGGATGCACGTGGCCAGCGCCTCCTTCCACTCCTGCCTGGTGTGCAGCTCCGCCTCGCCGCCCGGCAGGCCCGCCAGCCCGTGGCCCAGATCGTAGAGGATCAACGCGCCGCCCAGCACGAAGGCCTCGGCGGCATTGAGCGGGTACTCGGGCCCGAGGATGAGATCGACCCGCTCCCAGAGCGCGCCAAAGCGGCTGCCGCCCTGCGGCTTCAGCGTGGGGTAGGCCGCCCGGAGCTGCTCGGCGATCTGCTGGGCGTGCCGCCAGGAGCACCGCAGCTGCTCGCGCAGGTGGGCCCGCGCCGCCTGGGCCGCGTCCCCCGCCCGATCCCCCAGTGTCCGCTTCCAGAGTTCCGTTCGCTCGTAATCGAACATGGGCCCCAGGATACGGGCCCGCAGCCACCGGGGGCTACTTTCAAGCCCGCCCTGTCAGCCGGGACGAAGCAGGAGCCCGGGGAAACCGGAAGGTGCCGCGAGCAGGGCGCGCCTCCACGGCCTCCACGGGGCTCCCCGGGCCCGCGAAGTGCGCGGCCAGCGCCTGGGCCCGCGCCCAGACGTCGTTGGAGTAGTCCTCGCCCGTGGTGCCGCGATCCATGTCCTTGATCGTCCGCACGTTGGAGACGCCCGAGTCGTACGCCACCAGCGCGCCCCGGAGCTGCTGCTCCGCCGGCCACCCCGGGTGCCGGGCCCTCACCACCTGGAGCAGCTGCCCGAGGACCTGCGCCGCCTGGTCGATGTGCTCGGCGCTGTAGGCGCCGCCACGGGGGCGGTGATAGCGGGAGTCGAGCTGCATCAGCCCGAAGCACTCCCCTCCCCCGCCCAGCCCGTTGCCGTCCAGCTGCGCGCCCGCGCGAGACTCGCGGCTGGCGATGGCGGCCAGCAGCGCCGGCGGCAGCCCATGCTTCAGCGCGGCGGCCTCGAAGGCGGACTGGTGCTGGAGCAGCCGGGGCAGGTCCGTCCGCGCCAGCTTGTGCGAGGCGCAGATGCCGGCGCACAGCCCGTCCTGGCGCGCGGTGGCCACCGAGGCCCCCGTGGGCAGGAACTTCCAGAGGAGCGCGTTCGCGTCCGAAGCCGTGGCGGCGGCCTCCCTCAGCCGGGACTCGCGGGTGTCGCTCGTGCGTGCCGTACGGTTCTGCATGGTGTGGTCCCTGGAAGCGCCCGTTACCGTCCGGCCAGAGGGGGGAGCTCTGCC harbors:
- the agmC gene encoding adventurous gliding motility protein AgmC; translation: MRIVPLLLGLLLSGSALAEPDTFWLGSGRSGSLLVNTPNTLVNHYARLTASAAAGTRELTVSPSTDFVAGELVLLHQSTGLTPAPPSGAQGRLNLETSTVGQFEYARVEAVSPGALRLTAPLINSYPPGVTQVVSVPEYTDVQVLTGASLQALPWNGSTGGILAMLVSGTLSNDGLISADSVGFRGGPYINQANLNDCPPDPDLSLPQGGSIKGEGLVPERFGTASGRGNLTLGGGGGSCHNSGGGGGGHAGLGGRGAFSVDPAQNVGGLGGAAVDYLPHERLLFGGGGGAGHGNNDRGTSGGTGGGLILIRAGAVTGTGRFSARGMAVPPTTGTGDDGAGGGGAGGAISLRALGEVTCGGAEASGGSGGNTIHPTIAVGPGGGGSGGVIFLQGASLACPTVVLAGAPGRSLATGTSRGAGPISLDGGTSYGSAQPLSAPLRMPATPTLTQPADGAPLVEQRTRLEGVAEPDVRVHLYLDGQPYAELVPDGSSGTFAYTPPSDLPLGARELSVSAEFLGLRSPLSPPSRFEVVMRPVLVLPAEDARVDPTPLLAGTSLSGATVSLEIDDVEVARLPLDAERRFLYTLPATQALAPGRHSATVRFWDAAGNPGLASPPTSFEVLSPSELDVGCGCGASPGTGLGAMAVLLGLWVLRRRHGPPFPRRRQ
- a CDS encoding HD domain-containing protein, encoding MFDYERTELWKRTLGDRAGDAAQAARAHLREQLRCSWRHAQQIAEQLRAAYPTLKPQGGSRFGALWERVDLILGPEYPLNAAEAFVLGGALILYDLGHGLAGLPGGEAELHTRQEWKEALATCIRRETERSPTPVEMARPTPEYVRMATEEALQVLAVKHARKLALAPYKGPGGEELRLVDDAALQGQFGEILGELAYSHGWDVAEVSRAFAARRLEAPQPLPPDWTVDALKVAAALRAADTVLVEERRRKLSRPTLVHDRLLYTAGEPFARGEAEMFWACFEALRKIDRDLHDVDVLLSASGRPRFLARGVVDAEDAGRLANHVRTQGWTPVDARVHVSEVPSLIAQIGGAQLYRKDPSVPLRELIQNAADAVRARRALAGLKDDWGSITVRMGRDTNGRWLEVADTGLGMTDRVMTRHLLDFGTSYWTTEDMRRDYPGLASSGFAPAGRFGIGFFSVFMWGERLRVVSRPFQQEETHVLEFDNGLGAHPILRPADPEELLPEGGTRVRVWLSRERDWEQMLLDRSDQWDHWSESEERISFSELLGRIAPTLDVTLKLEERPGQPVTVIEANDWKTLDATKLLRRIGNTARGVNTALMEFLAPMVRPVLDASGQCIGRICIASGAMQRWAGLSVITAGGLRARYSREFTGALLGSTDVATRDDAEPLAVREDIARWATEQARLWERYQLNFEGYELHKRLDIGLAVLSCGGEPGGLPIGYRAGTPLTLAMLQEFVGERDEVTLVDGSERPVRKFPDLLVIPCHEAGHTAAGRLLVHLPALLGVYIARAWGVTVHEVMASVQVSEKEWTPTDGRKRRTWVFQRPSMLRIH
- a CDS encoding lysozyme, producing MQNRTARTSDTRESRLREAAATASDANALLWKFLPTGASVATARQDGLCAGICASHKLARTDLPRLLQHQSAFEAAALKHGLPPALLAAIASRESRAGAQLDGNGLGGGGECFGLMQLDSRYHRPRGGAYSAEHIDQAAQVLGQLLQVVRARHPGWPAEQQLRGALVAYDSGVSNVRTIKDMDRGTTGEDYSNDVWARAQALAAHFAGPGSPVEAVEARPARGTFRFPRAPASSRLTGRA